The Candidatus Nitrosopumilus sp. SW genomic sequence CCTCCTGGAGTAAGAATCCAACCTTCATTTTCTTTTTTTCTAGCCATTGCAGTTATGATAATAGAAGAATCAGCATCTTTCCCCAAGGATGCAAGTAACATAATACATGAATTAATGAATATGGCAGATTCTAAATCTTCAAACATGTTGTATACTCCATTAAAAGAATCAATAATTACAAGAAATTTTTCTTTAGAAACTTTTGAAATTATTTTAGTGAATTCTCCTCCCCAACTTTCTTTTGTAGGGTGAAATACTGTAAGATTGTGTTTCTTTTGAATTAGACCTGACTCAATGTATCCTGTATAAAGTAGATCCATATCTACAAAAATTACTGGAGTCTCAACAGAATTGATTAATTTATTGAGAAACTCTGCTTTGTGAAATGGTTCTGAACAAAGTACTATGTTAGGTAGATTCTCTTTAAACTCATTTTGTATATGAACTAGTTTACTATCTAAAATCTGGTCAGGACTTTTATCCAACAACCATCTAGCATTTTACAGATATAATAATGAATTTAGTATCAAAGGATATTTCAGATGATTTTCCAAGCTCGGATAAAATCTATCTAAACAATGCATCAGTTTCTCTAATGCCTAATCAAAGTATTGAAGCAATGAAAGATTTTCTAATCTCATACAATTCTATTGGTCCTGATTCAAAAGAATCAGAACCATTTGTAACTGAAAAACTAAGAGCTACAAGAAAAACCATAGCAAAAATTATCTCATGTCAACCTGATGAAGTTGTACTTACGCAAAGTACTACTGATGGCATCAATATTGTAGCTAATGGTATTACATTTGATGAAAAATCAAACATAATCATTCGTGGAATGACTCATGAGCATCATTCAAATTTTTATCCTTGGTTGAAATTAAAAGAAAAAATTTCTGTGAAAAATCTTTCAATTGACAAAGATGGATTTTTCAAACTTGAAGATTTAGAATCGTTAGTTGATGATAATACAAAGTTAGTTGCTCTAAGTCATGCCCTTTACAATACTGGTTCTATCTTACCCTTGGAGAAAGTAGCAAAAATTCTTGATGTACCTCTTTTCGTTGATAGCGCACAAACTGTAGGATGTATTGACGTCAATGTTTCAAAAATAAATTGTAATTTTATGTCCTTTAATGGATCAAAATGGCTCTGTGGTCCAATGGGAACTGGTCTGTTTTATTGCAATAGAAAATCAAGTGAATTATTAGAACCGAAAACTATTGGTGGAGAGTCTGCAATAATATATGATGATACAAATTTAGCATTCAAGGAACTTCCTGATAAATTTCAAACTGGATTTCGTAATTATGTTGGAATTGTTGGATTAGAATCTTCTGCAAATTATTTGCTTAACTTTGGTATCAAAAACATCCGTGAAAAAAATCAATACTTGTCAAATCTCTTAAGAGAAGAATTATCCAAAATACCAAAAATTATTTTGTATGGACCTGAAGATCCTAATTCTAGAACTAGTATTGTTTCTTTTAACATAGATGGAATGGATTCACAAGAAGTTGTTGATAGACTGGAACGACAAAACATTATCTTAGCTTTGAGAGAAATTATGGAAAAAAAGATTGTACGAGCTTCTCCTCATTTTTTTAATACTGAATCACAAATTATGTTGGTAATTGATGCAATAAAGAAACTATAGATTTTCTTGTTCTTCTATAACCATCATGGTTAACGTAGACTGTACCTTGGTAATCTTTCTGATTTTATTGGTAATAATCGAACGCAGTTTCTCAGCATCATCTGAAGACAATTTCAAGACGATATCGTATACGCCGTAAACTCCTTGGACTTCGTAGGTTACATCCTCATCTGTAAGGATTTGTTTTACTTCGTTGATGATTGATTCATCTGATCCTAAATCAGAATTTAGTAGAACATATGCAGTAGGCACACGAAATTTTTACTCAAAGAGTATTTAACTTTTCATAATTCAAAAATTGATTAATTAGTATTTTGTCTTATTGATGTGAAACCCATAGATCTAACACTTACAATATCGAAATCTATACCATGTTTTCCTGGTTCTCCAGAACCTCAATTCATTTCTTGGTCAAATCTCAAAGAAGATGGGTATAATCTTGAACTTCTATTCCTCAGTTCCCACACTGGAACCCATCTTGATGCCCCTTTCCACTTTGTCAAGAATGGTTTCAAAATTGACCAAATTCCACTTGAGAGATTAATGGGAAAAGCCATTTTAATCAAAATGAAAAAATCAAAAAACTCTCCTATTACAAAATCAGAAATTATTGAATTTGAGAAAAAAAATGGAACCATTCCTAACAAATCATCAGTATTCTTTTTCACAGATTGGCAAAAAAATATCAAAAAAGATAATTATTTTACAGAAAATCCTGGACTGGCATTATCTGCAGCTACATATCTTGTACAAAAAAAAACGAATCTTGTTGGAATAGATTCTCCAAGTATAGATCTTGGAAAAGATGAATCATTTAGTGTTCATCATATTTTATCAAAAAATAATATCCTAATAGTGGAAAACTTGGCAAACTTGAATAAAATCAAATCAAAGGAATTTAATTTTACAATTCTTCCACTAAAACTAAAAGATGCAACAGGTTCGCCCGTAAGAGCAGTTGCACTCTAAACATTTCGTAATGCTAAAAATATAGTAGATGTTAACATCTAGTATGAGTAAGCCTGGTAATTTATGGAGAAAAGTCCATGGAAAAATTACAAAAAAACCAACAAACTTTTCTTGGTTAATTGAAGAAAAATTAGCAGGCTCCGGCATGCCTACAAGTTTTGATGAATTTGATTGGATTGTAAATCAAGGTGTAAAATCAATTGTTACCATGACTGAGAATGCTTTGCCTGAAAATTGGACGCAAAATATTGATTATCTTCATGTTCCAACTCCTGATCTAACTGCACCTGATATGGAGAAGATTGATTCTGCAGTTGATTTTATACATGAACAAATTACAAATGATCAAGCAGTAATGGTTCATTGTGCAGCTGGAATGGGAAGAGCTGGAACAATACTTGCATGTTACTTTGTAAAATACCAAAAATTTTCAGCAGAAAAAGCCATTGAAATGATTCGTGAAGAAAGGCCTGGTTCTATTCAATCTGAAGTACAAGAACTAGCTATTGGTTTTTATGAAAAACATGTAAAAAATTAGTTTAAACAAATTCTGAAACTAATTTTCCATCAACAATTTTGATTTTCAAGGTTTTATTTTCTTGAAAAATCATGGTTAGTCCACCATCTGAGTCGGGATCTTCTATCTTTACAAGTTCTAACATTTTGATTGCATCATATTTTTCCATTTATGTCACCTATTCTGGGATTGATACGGTCTCGATTTTTCCATCATTTGCTTTGATGAACAAAAATCTGTTGTCTTTAAAGATAAAGGTAATTCCTCCTTCTTTATCAGGATCCTCAACTTCAAGAATTGGTTGTCCTAATAGACCATCGTATTTTGCCATAATGATTCCATCAAAAAGTTCCTTATATCCCTAATTGATTTTTATTTCAATTTCTCTAGAATTGTTCTTGACATTTCCTGGCTCTGTAAACTCATGTTTTTGCCATGATGCAAATGCCTCAGCACTAATTTTGTGTGTACCTTTTCCCAAATCTTCTGCTTTGAAAACAAATTTCTCATTAAAATCAAATAATTCCTGTCTAACTTCTTCTTCTGTAAGTCTGATAAATGGTTCAAAATTTTTGGCTACTTGAACCCAAATTCTCCTGTCTTTCATAGGATTGACAAGTTTAGGATTTCTTGTCCAAAATATGGATGCCTTTCTGTAGGTGTCAATTGTTCTGCCTAGCTCTTTTTTCCTAAAGCCGCCTGAAGTCAGTTTCAAACCGTATTTCAATTTGAATGAAACATCGTTTTTGTTGTATGCATCAGTCCAATTTACCTCGTTAAATGCATCTCTTAGGTCACCTTCAACTGAAAATTGGACATTTATCTCAATA encodes the following:
- a CDS encoding aminotransferase class V-fold PLP-dependent enzyme, with amino-acid sequence MNLVSKDISDDFPSSDKIYLNNASVSLMPNQSIEAMKDFLISYNSIGPDSKESEPFVTEKLRATRKTIAKIISCQPDEVVLTQSTTDGINIVANGITFDEKSNIIIRGMTHEHHSNFYPWLKLKEKISVKNLSIDKDGFFKLEDLESLVDDNTKLVALSHALYNTGSILPLEKVAKILDVPLFVDSAQTVGCIDVNVSKINCNFMSFNGSKWLCGPMGTGLFYCNRKSSELLEPKTIGGESAIIYDDTNLAFKELPDKFQTGFRNYVGIVGLESSANYLLNFGIKNIREKNQYLSNLLREELSKIPKIILYGPEDPNSRTSIVSFNIDGMDSQEVVDRLERQNIILALREIMEKKIVRASPHFFNTESQIMLVIDAIKKL
- a CDS encoding Lrp/AsnC ligand binding domain-containing protein, yielding MPTAYVLLNSDLGSDESIINEVKQILTDEDVTYEVQGVYGVYDIVLKLSSDDAEKLRSIITNKIRKITKVQSTLTMMVIEEQENL
- a CDS encoding cyclase family protein, with protein sequence MKPIDLTLTISKSIPCFPGSPEPQFISWSNLKEDGYNLELLFLSSHTGTHLDAPFHFVKNGFKIDQIPLERLMGKAILIKMKKSKNSPITKSEIIEFEKKNGTIPNKSSVFFFTDWQKNIKKDNYFTENPGLALSAATYLVQKKTNLVGIDSPSIDLGKDESFSVHHILSKNNILIVENLANLNKIKSKEFNFTILPLKLKDATGSPVRAVAL
- a CDS encoding dual specificity protein phosphatase 23, with the protein product MSKPGNLWRKVHGKITKKPTNFSWLIEEKLAGSGMPTSFDEFDWIVNQGVKSIVTMTENALPENWTQNIDYLHVPTPDLTAPDMEKIDSAVDFIHEQITNDQAVMVHCAAGMGRAGTILACYFVKYQKFSAEKAIEMIREERPGSIQSEVQELAIGFYEKHVKN